In Mytilus galloprovincialis chromosome 1, xbMytGall1.hap1.1, whole genome shotgun sequence, the following are encoded in one genomic region:
- the LOC143064354 gene encoding inactive rhomboid protein 2-like → MQSVARFLGVGEIDEGTKERYRQRREKCYRTDLKCQGDEVDFGRKSCVGRKECKPRKRESLFQIVGKAVGAKNKSGKQNVEEKMRSFAPADLNNKEKYPEPSPADVTKLKEDLFYDEIRKDETPEERNGKGESHMDMAMERPREVGEKGRGEKNFDEVDMPMSRHREEEEEEHDEVQETILPPRVDVGPDIPLHVIRTRLPERISGRPGMARIPVFIRREVKPIPALKKKKREAVFDQLCDSAKDFFCCKICKQNKKERSLDKRPYFSYFITFVQVVIMIAAVAVYGFARPHYSKVEDEQLVLKPSLSIELVRKSEFGNIWLGPRQDDLIHLGAKYSPCMRKDPNLVKVLKADREEERTSGCCVRDDGAGCVQTVESQCSNLISTFVKWNKTKPSSLGFTSGAVCGQDPKYCKKPSSIPPFEWNKNDMTEWPLCLDTRKPGYNRSGIINQTDRHMTCDMLGRPCCHGIQGECMITTREHCDFLRGYYHDEAFLCSQVNCFEEVCGMIPFVYADRPDQFSRVWASNLLHAGFLHMLISFFFQMIVMARVEQLYGSLRIMFIYVGSGTIGTLASCTLLPYHVETGPAGAHFGILACVYVDIIYNILNNWKEGNSYLNAGLKSNLAIYSLVLLVLFVLGLLPWLDNWAHLFGFVSGALLSLVLIKDIQIEEKGLTKLRIIVVSLALFVLMFVLLMIGFYVVPITQGSWIQYFNCIPFDDTFCHNMDVSITRGASYTKYL, encoded by the exons ATGCAAAG tgTTGCACGTTTTTTGGGTGTTGGTGAAATTGATGAGGGGACCAAAGAAAGATACAGACAAAGAAGAGAAAAATGCTATAGAACAGATCTGAAATGCCAAGGAGATGAAGTGGATTTTGGGAGAAAAAGCTGTGTTGGCAGAAAAGAGTGTAAACCAAGGAAGAGGGAGTCTTTATTTCAGATTGTTGGAAAAGCTGTG gGAGCAAAAAATAAAAGTGGAAAGCAAAATGTAGAAGAGAAAATGAGAAGTTTTGCACCAGCTGATCTAAATAACAAAGAGAAGTATCCTGAACCGTCACCTGCTGATGTAACCAAG ttaaAAGAAGATTTGTTTTATGATGAAATCAGGAAAGATGAAACCCCTGAAGAAAGGAATGGTAAAGGAGAAAGTCACATGGACATGGCTATGGAACGTCCGAGAGAAGTAGGTGAGAAGGGAAGAGGAGAGAAGAACTTTGATGAAGTAGATATGCCCATGTCACGTCAtagagaagaagaagaagaagaacacgATGA GGTTCAAGAAACCATATTGCCACCCAG AGTTGATGTTGGTCCCGATATTCCCTTACATGTGATCAGGACTAGGCTTCCAGAAAGAATTTCAGGTAGACCTGGAATGGCTAGAATCCCTGTTTTTATAAGACGTGAAGTTAAACCAATCCCTGCtctaaagaagaagaaaagagAGGCAGTTTTTGACCAACTATGTGACAGTGCCAAGGATTTCTTTTGTTGTAAAATATGTaaacagaataaaaaagaaagaagtttGGATAAACG accGTATTTTTCTTACTTCATCACCTTTGTACAAGTAGTTATAATGATAGCGGCTGTGGCAGTGTATGGGTTTGCTAGGCCTCATTATAGTAAAGTGGAAGATGAACAACTG GTTTTGAAACCATCTTTATCCATTGAGCTGGTTAGAAAGTCAGAGTTTGGAAACATATGGCTTGGACCAAGACAG GATGACTTGATCCATCTTGGTGCCAAGTACTCTCCATGTATGAGAAAAGACCCAAATCTTGTCAAAGTATTAAAAGCAGATAGAGAAGAGGAAAGAACATCAGGGTGTTGTGTGAGGGACGATGGGGCTGGATGTGTTCAAACAGTAGAATCTCAATGTAGT AATTTGATATCAACCTTTGTGAAGTGGAATAAAACCAAACCATCAAGCTTAGGATTTACATCTGGTGCTGTGTGTGGACAAGATCCTAA ATACTGTAAGAAACCATCTTCCATCCCTCCATTTGAGTGGAATAAGAATGATATGACAGAATGGCCA TTATGTTTAGACACAAGAAAGCCAGGGTACAATCGTTCTGGAATCATTAATCAAACTGACAGACACATGACATGTGATATGTTAGGGCGGCCATGTTGTCATGGTATACAAGGAGAGTGTATGATAACAACAAGAGAACATTGTGACTTTCTCCGTGGATACTATCATGATGAAGCTTTCCTGTGTTCTCAG GTGAATTGTTTTGAAGAGGTGTGTGGTATGATACCATTTGTTTATGCTGACAGACCAGACCAGTTTTCTAGAGTTTGGGCATCTAATCTACTGCATGCTGG aTTTCTTCACATGTTGATTAGTTTCTTCTTCCAAATGATTGTTATGGCCAGAGTGGAACAACTGTATGGATCCCTAAggattatgtttatttatgttggtaGTGGTACCATAGGTACTTTGGCTAGCTGTACACTGTTACCCTATCATGTTGAG ACTGGACCAGCTGGTGCCCATTTTGGTATATTGGCCTGCGTATATGTTGACATCATTTATAATATACTAAACAACTGGAAGGAAGGCAACTCATACTTAAATGCTGGACTGAAATCTAACTTAGCTATTTATAGCCTGGTGCTACTGGTCCTATTTGTATTAGGTCTATTGCCATGGTTAGATAACTGGGCTCATTTATTTGGATTTGTATCAGGGGCTTTGTTATCATTAGTGCTTATAAAGGATATACAAATTGAAGAGAAAGGACTGACCAAATTACGTATTATTGTTGTATCATTGGCTTTATTTGTGCTGATGTTTGTCTTACTTATGATTGGGTTTTATGTCGTACCAATTACTCAAGGATCATGGATACAATATTTTAACTGTATTCCATTCGATGATACATTTTGTCACAACATGGATGTTAGCATTACAAGAGGTGCAAGTTacacaaaatatttatag